Sequence from the Candidatus Hydrogenedentota bacterium genome:
GCCGGAGAAACGTCCCCAAAACATTCCCCTGCGCGGACCCTTGTTATTTGGTATTACAGAATCTGCCCGTGCCCGACAGTTCCCGCTTCTCTTGGAACGAGGCGACTACGAAGAAGCCGGGCAATTGATGACCGTGGGGCATGACGCCGACCGCCTTATCCGGCCGGACGGGAGTCCCTACTCCATAAACCTTGATAATACTGCACTCGAAAGAATGGCGGCGGCAGCACTGCCTATTACCCACTGCCCCGGCTGGTATGGGGCAGGCAATCCCGCACTCGATCGATTGGTAGATACTGCTTGTGAACTAGGAGCCTTGGGTGCGTCCTTGACCGGTGCAGGCATGGCGGGCGCTGTTGTGGTTTTGTGCCGCGCCCGAGCGCACGAAGGCATCGCAAACGGGTTGCGACAGTATTTACAAACGCCACACTATACACGCCTTGCAAAGAGACACACAGACTTATCAGCACAGGAAGCCGCCGCCGCTGTTGTAGTCAATGCCGCTATAGGCGGAGCGGGAAAACTGTGCATCCCTTAAATCATAACGCACTGTGTTAAAATACACGGCAACCTTGTATAATCCCTATAAAACCTCCCTGATACAACTTTTGTTTTCTAGGGACTTTCCCGGCTTATACAACGGAATCAGCACGCGAGTAATCGGGTCTGTTGAGGCGCTGTGCTTTACTTCTGTGAAAGAGAGGGCATCGTACAAACAACTCAACACCTGTATAGATAAGGAATTATTTTCATGTACACAGATACGATCTTGAGTTTAATCGGCAATACGCCCATGATTCATTTGAAGGGAGAATCCGTTTATGCCAAAGCGGAATTTTTAAATCCCGGCGGCAGCATCAAAGACCGCGTCGCGCTTTCTATGATTGAAGGTGCCGAGGCGGCGGGACTGCTCAAGCCAGATTCCATTATCACAGAACCCACCTCCGGAAACACGGGCATTGGCATTGCTTTGGTTGGACGTATCAAAGGATATAACGTTCACATTGTGATGCCTGAAAACATGAGCGAAGAACGCAAAAAACTTATACGTGCTCTCGGCGCAACATTGACCCTTACCGACCCCGCACTAAGCATTGCCGGATCAGTTGATAAAGTGGTGCAATTACAACAGGAAGATCCCCGCGTCGTGATCTTACAGCAATTCGAAAATCCTGACAATCCACGCGTTCACTATGAACAAACAGCCCGTGAATTGTGGCGGCAAATGGACGGCGATATTGCT
This genomic interval carries:
- the cysK gene encoding cysteine synthase A gives rise to the protein MYTDTILSLIGNTPMIHLKGESVYAKAEFLNPGGSIKDRVALSMIEGAEAAGLLKPDSIITEPTSGNTGIGIALVGRIKGYNVHIVMPENMSEERKKLIRALGATLTLTDPALSIAGSVDKVVQLQQEDPRVVILQQFENPDNPRVHYEQTARELWRQMDGDIACFVAGVGSGGTLQGVGKFLKEHKPDVKVIAVEPKNVSALLGHEPGLHQIQGIGDGFIPAVLDVSLVDDVIEVTDQDAIDTTRELGARHGLLVGISSGANIWAAQQIAKRIPGKIVSILPDRAERYFSTSLM